One genomic segment of Candidatus Babeliales bacterium includes these proteins:
- a CDS encoding holo-ACP synthase produces the protein MILGIGVDIVEIERFALWHTYSSKKLSRIFSVDEITYCLENKNKSAERFAVRFAAREALYKALCYAYPNNKLPFLTLCAHTTIKKIEGRPYIFLNKDTGADLDSLDIHLSWSHSRTHATTFIILERK, from the coding sequence ATGATTCTTGGTATTGGTGTCGATATTGTTGAAATAGAACGGTTTGCATTGTGGCATACATATTCATCTAAAAAATTGTCACGAATTTTTTCAGTAGATGAAATTACATATTGTTTAGAGAACAAAAATAAAAGCGCGGAACGTTTTGCAGTACGCTTTGCTGCACGCGAAGCGTTGTATAAAGCTCTTTGTTATGCATATCCCAATAATAAACTTCCTTTTCTCACCTTATGTGCACATACTACAATAAAAAAAATAGAAGGGCGGCCGTATATTTTTCTTAATAAAGATACTGGTGCTGATCTTGATTCTTTAGATATTCATCTTTCATGGTCGCATTCGCGTACGCATGCAACAACATTTATTATTCTTGAGCGGAAATAA
- a CDS encoding YifB family Mg chelatase-like AAA ATPase: MHAKIFSATTIGVDAHLVEVEVDISFGLVNFYIVGLPDTAIKESNKRILTSLKNAGFRLPAKRITVNLAPADLKKEGTLFDLPIAIGILLANQFLEVPKDFLQETLFLGELSLDGSIRFIKGALAIAFDAQKLGKKRIVVPKANMQEAALIKDLEVIGVDHLVELIAYLRGEQNIKPAQHVFDEYSAALSDPSLDFAQVKGQQMAKRALQIAAAGRHNILFIGSPGSGKTMLAKRLESIMPPMTFEQVLETSKIYSITGKLNNQSLLTKRAFRNPHHTISQAGLVGGGTYPQPGEISLAHHGVLFLDELTEFRRDTLEALRQPLESKTVSISRVAQSVSFPASFLLIAALNPCPCGFFGDKKRQCTCSRQQIVKYISKLSGPLLDRIDLQVHVQSIEYDSIKITTDTQSSAVLYEKVIVARSIQEKRFGSASIYNNFMAADQVEKYCILTPAAEAIIRKAFDKLNLSMRGYHKVLKVARTIADLAASDEIDVVHIQEAIMYRSLDQYLEKEAQQ; encoded by the coding sequence ATGCACGCAAAAATATTTTCCGCAACAACAATAGGTGTTGATGCACATTTGGTAGAAGTTGAAGTTGATATCTCTTTTGGATTGGTCAACTTTTATATCGTTGGATTACCTGATACTGCAATTAAAGAAAGTAATAAACGAATTTTAACATCGCTCAAAAACGCGGGTTTCCGGCTTCCTGCCAAACGTATCACGGTTAATTTGGCTCCGGCAGATTTAAAAAAAGAGGGAACATTATTTGATCTGCCGATTGCGATAGGTATCTTGCTTGCAAATCAGTTTTTGGAAGTTCCTAAAGATTTTTTGCAAGAAACATTATTTTTGGGAGAGCTTTCCCTTGATGGTAGTATTCGTTTTATCAAAGGGGCATTAGCAATTGCATTCGATGCGCAAAAATTAGGGAAAAAACGCATTGTTGTGCCAAAAGCAAATATGCAAGAAGCTGCCTTGATTAAAGATTTAGAAGTTATTGGAGTTGATCATCTTGTTGAGTTGATTGCGTATTTACGTGGTGAACAAAATATTAAGCCTGCACAACACGTTTTTGATGAATATAGTGCAGCATTATCAGATCCTTCTCTTGATTTTGCTCAAGTTAAAGGGCAGCAGATGGCAAAAAGAGCATTGCAAATTGCTGCAGCAGGGCGGCACAATATTCTTTTTATCGGATCTCCTGGTTCTGGTAAAACAATGCTTGCAAAACGACTTGAATCTATTATGCCACCGATGACATTTGAACAAGTGCTAGAAACAAGTAAAATCTATTCAATCACCGGCAAACTTAACAATCAATCATTACTCACCAAACGTGCATTCCGCAACCCACATCATACTATTTCGCAAGCAGGACTTGTTGGAGGAGGAACATATCCTCAACCGGGTGAAATAAGTTTGGCACATCATGGTGTTTTATTTTTAGACGAACTAACGGAATTCAGACGCGACACGCTTGAAGCATTACGACAACCGCTTGAAAGTAAAACAGTTTCAATATCTCGTGTTGCGCAAAGTGTTTCGTTCCCAGCATCATTTTTACTGATTGCAGCACTTAATCCATGCCCGTGTGGGTTTTTTGGTGATAAGAAACGACAATGTACCTGTTCTCGTCAACAGATAGTTAAATATATTAGCAAGTTATCAGGCCCGTTGTTGGATCGTATTGATTTACAAGTGCATGTGCAATCTATTGAATATGACTCAATAAAAATAACCACAGATACACAAAGCAGTGCGGTGTTGTATGAAAAGGTTATTGTTGCACGAAGCATTCAAGAAAAAAGATTTGGCAGTGCGAGTATCTATAATAATTTTATGGCAGCTGATCAGGTTGAAAAATATTGTATTTTAACTCCTGCGGCAGAAGCTATTATTAGAAAAGCTTTTGATAAATTAAATTTGAGTATGCGTGGGTATCATAAAGTATTAAAAGTTGCGCGTACTATTGCTGATTTGGCAGCGAGTGATGAAATTGATGTTGTGCACATTCAAGAAGCTATTATGTATCGCTCGCTTGATCAATATCTTGAAAAAGAGGCGCAACAATGA
- a CDS encoding YncE family protein, whose amino-acid sequence MKRKIQQHYFLSFLFLLLPAHTYAAKSNTVIATINTGITPTGIAITPDNHFAYVANNNNYGLTGEDSVSVLKLKNNTVKQTIFHSSFNQPYTITINPNGTRAYVTNSNSTTISIINTATNHVVGIIDGFDGPSGMVITPTCNRAYVNNYGGPEGVGSGNGTTVSVVNLNNNTIIATIPVGLAPAALALTPDGKYVYVANYVDGNTGTGIISIIQTSNNTVVGTIPGFSGPFAIAIAPNGKYAYVTNFGSNNFEPIGTTVSVIKLKNGTIVATIDLGIQPAGIAITSDGRFAYVTNYNALYAGSNFTDLTAGQGTVNIIDIDKNEVVSPTIAVGQSPANIAISPNGKHAYVSNFTSNTVNVIALPHLKKWHAS is encoded by the coding sequence ATGAAAAGAAAAATTCAGCAACATTATTTTTTAAGTTTTTTATTCCTGTTACTACCAGCTCATACGTATGCAGCAAAGTCCAACACAGTTATTGCAACTATTAACACAGGAATTACTCCAACAGGAATTGCTATTACTCCTGATAATCATTTTGCGTACGTTGCGAATAACAATAACTATGGACTGACGGGTGAAGATTCGGTAAGTGTACTAAAATTAAAAAATAATACCGTCAAGCAAACCATATTCCACAGTAGCTTCAATCAACCATACACAATAACTATAAATCCAAATGGCACACGCGCATATGTAACCAATAGCAACAGTACAACAATAAGTATTATCAATACTGCAACCAATCATGTAGTAGGTATTATTGATGGTTTTGATGGCCCGTCTGGTATGGTCATCACTCCTACTTGCAATAGAGCATATGTAAATAACTATGGTGGACCTGAAGGAGTTGGTAGTGGTAATGGAACAACGGTAAGTGTTGTTAACTTAAATAACAATACTATCATTGCAACAATCCCGGTGGGACTTGCTCCTGCTGCACTAGCACTAACACCGGATGGTAAATATGTGTATGTTGCTAACTATGTTGATGGCAATACAGGCACTGGAATCATAAGTATTATACAAACAAGTAACAATACTGTAGTTGGAACTATTCCAGGATTTTCTGGACCGTTTGCAATTGCAATAGCACCTAACGGTAAATATGCATATGTAACTAATTTTGGCAGCAATAATTTTGAACCAATAGGAACAACAGTAAGTGTTATCAAATTAAAAAATGGTACAATTGTGGCAACGATTGATCTTGGAATACAACCAGCTGGCATCGCAATAACATCAGATGGCCGTTTTGCATATGTTACTAATTATAATGCTCTGTATGCAGGTTCTAATTTTACAGACTTAACTGCCGGTCAAGGAACAGTGAATATTATTGATATTGATAAAAATGAGGTAGTTTCTCCAACAATAGCTGTTGGACAATCTCCTGCTAACATTGCAATATCTCCAAACGGTAAACACGCATATGTTTCTAATTTTACTTCTAATACCGTGAACGTCATTGCATTGCCACATTTAAAAAAATGGCATGCCAGCTGA
- a CDS encoding RNase A-like domain-containing protein produces MEKAGGHTLERHVGKRYDYLKNRASKMKRTSVTTFTDKRTATNAVQENLKTNIKEISLWLAKEPEMELVCEVTHSYSVGMGILKAKNNPYYDLNSSRMILRKDDKSDFGFIILTAFPI; encoded by the coding sequence ATGGAAAAAGCTGGAGGACATACATTAGAAAGACATGTGGGAAAGAGATATGATTATTTAAAAAACAGGGCATCGAAAATGAAGCGCACATCCGTGACAACATTCACTGATAAACGAACAGCAACGAATGCTGTACAAGAGAATTTAAAAACCAATATTAAAGAAATATCTTTATGGCTCGCTAAGGAGCCTGAAATGGAATTGGTTTGCGAAGTTACCCATTCATATTCTGTTGGTATGGGTATTTTAAAAGCAAAAAATAATCCTTATTATGATTTGAATAGTTCAAGGATGATCCTGAGAAAAGATGATAAATCTGATTTTGGATTTATAATACTAACGGCTTTCCCGATTTAA
- a CDS encoding CPCC family cysteine-rich protein — MKKKYQCPCCGYYTLDDSPGSFDICSVCYWEDDNIQRDNPDYRGGANNISLREARENYTKIGAISAEYLENVRQPLDEEK; from the coding sequence ATGAAAAAAAAATACCAATGCCCGTGTTGTGGTTATTATACTTTAGATGATAGTCCTGGGAGTTTTGATATATGCTCTGTTTGTTATTGGGAAGATGACAATATTCAACGAGATAATCCTGATTATAGAGGAGGGGCAAACAATATTAGTTTGCGCGAAGCGCGTGAGAATTATACAAAAATAGGAGCTATTTCTGCTGAATATTTAGAAAATGTACGCCAACCATTAGATGAAGAAAAATAG